One genomic window of Streptomyces sp. WP-1 includes the following:
- a CDS encoding ROK family protein, with amino-acid sequence MRTDLVAALDIGGTKIAGGLVDGRGLILERAQRATPARRDGETVMRAVEEVLGELAASPRWGHVRSVGIGSAGPVDASAGTVSPVNVPGWRDFPLVERVRTATGGLPVELIGDGVAITAAEHWQGAARGHDNALCMVVSTGVGGGLVLNGQLHPGPTGNAGHIGHISVDLDGDPCPCGSRGCVERIASGPNIAGRALEEGWRPGPDGDASAAAVAAAARAGDPVAVASFRRAARALAAGIAATATLAEIDIAVIGGGVGNAGDVLFTPLREALADYATLSFVRRLTVVPAQMGTDAGLVGAAAAALLRGPGLVRL; translated from the coding sequence ATGCGCACCGACCTCGTGGCAGCCCTGGACATCGGCGGCACCAAGATCGCCGGCGGTCTCGTGGACGGCCGCGGACTGATCCTGGAGCGGGCCCAGCGCGCCACGCCCGCCCGGCGGGACGGCGAAACGGTCATGCGGGCCGTCGAGGAGGTGCTCGGCGAACTCGCCGCCTCGCCCCGGTGGGGACACGTCCGCTCCGTCGGCATCGGCAGCGCGGGTCCGGTGGACGCCTCCGCGGGCACCGTCAGCCCCGTGAACGTGCCGGGCTGGCGGGACTTCCCGCTGGTCGAGCGGGTGCGGACGGCGACCGGGGGACTGCCCGTCGAGCTGATCGGGGACGGCGTCGCGATCACCGCCGCCGAGCACTGGCAGGGCGCCGCCCGGGGCCACGACAACGCGCTGTGCATGGTCGTCTCGACCGGCGTCGGCGGCGGCCTGGTGCTCAACGGACAGCTGCACCCCGGCCCGACCGGGAACGCCGGGCACATCGGGCACATCAGCGTCGACCTCGACGGCGACCCCTGCCCGTGCGGCTCGCGCGGCTGTGTGGAGCGGATCGCCAGCGGCCCGAACATCGCCGGCCGCGCCCTGGAGGAGGGCTGGCGGCCGGGCCCGGACGGCGACGCCTCGGCCGCCGCGGTGGCGGCGGCGGCCCGGGCCGGCGACCCGGTCGCCGTGGCCTCCTTCCGGCGGGCCGCGCGTGCGCTCGCCGCCGGGATCGCGGCCACCGCGACGCTGGCCGAGATCGACATCGCGGTGATCGGCGGCGGGGTCGGCAACGCGGGCGACGTCCTCTTCACCCCGCTGCGCGAGGCACTCGCGGACTACGCCACGCTGTCGTTCGTACGGCGGCTGACGGTGGTGCCCGCGCAGATGGGCACGGACGCCGGGCTGGTGGGGGCCGCGGCGGCGGCGCTGCTCAGGGGACCGGGGCTGGTGCGGCTCTAG
- a CDS encoding LacI family DNA-binding transcriptional regulator, producing the protein MPKTTRRADRHPGNRYGNRPTMKDVAARAGVGLKTVSRVVNGEPGVTPDTERRVQEAIDALGFRRNDSARVLRKGRTASIGLVLEDLADPFYGPLSRAVEEVARSHGALLINGSSAEDPERERELALALCARRVDGLVVIPAGGDHRYLEPEIRAGVATVFVDRPAGRIDADVVLSDNFGGARDGVAHLIAHGHRRIGFIGDMPRIHTAAERLRGYRAAMEDAGIPVEDRWMSLGVTSPERVRRAAQEMLSEPEPVTAVFTGNNRVTVTVVRVLAERSRQVALVGFDDFELADLLRPGVTVVAQDSAALGRTAAERLFRRLDGGLIAPERIELPTRLITRGSGELPPVG; encoded by the coding sequence GTGCCCAAAACCACCCGCCGCGCAGATCGCCACCCCGGGAACCGCTACGGCAACCGGCCGACGATGAAGGACGTGGCGGCGCGGGCCGGGGTCGGGCTGAAGACGGTGTCCCGGGTGGTCAACGGCGAGCCCGGGGTCACGCCGGACACCGAGCGCCGGGTGCAGGAGGCCATCGACGCGCTGGGCTTCCGCCGCAACGACAGCGCGCGGGTGCTGCGCAAGGGCCGCACCGCGAGCATCGGCCTCGTCCTGGAGGACCTCGCGGACCCCTTCTACGGCCCGCTGAGCCGCGCGGTGGAGGAGGTGGCCCGCTCGCACGGCGCCCTGCTGATCAACGGCTCCAGCGCCGAGGACCCGGAGCGGGAGCGGGAGTTGGCGCTCGCGCTGTGCGCGCGGCGGGTGGACGGCCTGGTGGTGATCCCGGCCGGGGGCGACCACCGCTATCTGGAGCCGGAGATCCGGGCGGGCGTGGCGACCGTGTTCGTGGACCGGCCGGCCGGGCGGATCGACGCCGACGTGGTGCTGTCCGACAACTTCGGCGGGGCCCGCGACGGTGTGGCCCATCTGATCGCGCACGGCCACCGCAGGATCGGGTTCATCGGGGACATGCCCCGCATCCACACGGCGGCCGAGCGGCTGCGCGGCTACCGGGCGGCGATGGAGGACGCGGGGATACCGGTCGAGGACCGCTGGATGTCGCTCGGGGTGACGAGCCCGGAGCGGGTGCGCCGGGCCGCGCAGGAGATGCTGTCCGAACCCGAGCCCGTGACCGCGGTGTTCACGGGCAACAACCGGGTGACGGTCACCGTGGTCCGGGTCCTCGCCGAGCGGTCCCGGCAGGTGGCCCTCGTCGGCTTCGACGACTTCGAGCTAGCCGATCTGCTGCGGCCGGGCGTCACGGTGGTCGCCCAGGACTCGGCCGCCCTCGGCCGTACGGCGGCGGAGCGGCTCTTCCGCCGGCTGGACGGCGGCCTGATCGCGCCGGAGCGTATCGAGTTGCCGACCCGGCTGATCACCCGCGGCTCGGGCGAACTGCCCCCGGTCGGTTGA
- a CDS encoding aldolase/citrate lyase family protein, translating into MGQQEKVATSLAGAVGEEISASLAPVDAELARRYPGDPGTRQPVHTVYVPGDAFTAGTVRSWGDKALAALDEHAPDAASFAAVLGLAGELAEPVYSRVRAKLEREPVEDLRVDFEDGYGPRPDAEEDATAARAARLIAEAYEKGTAAPYMGIRMKCMEAPVRARGIRTLDVFLTGLMAAGGLPDGLVLTLPKVTYPEQVTAFARLLEAFEKAHGLDAGRLGFEIQIETSQAILATDGTATVARMIQAAGGRATGLHYGTFDYSACLGVSAAYQAGDHPAADHAKAVMQVAAAGTGVRVSDGSTNVLPVGPAEQVHAAWRLHYGLTRRALARAYYQGWDMHPGHIPTRYAAVFAFYREGFEQAAARLARYASRTGGDVMDEPATAKALSGYLLRGLHCGALDLTEVTERTGLTRAGLEGFASPRRGDLTASA; encoded by the coding sequence ATGGGTCAGCAGGAGAAGGTGGCGACCAGCCTCGCCGGCGCCGTCGGCGAGGAGATCAGCGCCTCGCTCGCCCCGGTCGACGCGGAACTGGCCCGCCGCTACCCCGGGGACCCCGGCACCCGGCAGCCCGTGCACACCGTGTACGTCCCCGGTGACGCCTTCACCGCTGGCACCGTCCGCTCCTGGGGCGACAAGGCCCTCGCCGCGCTGGACGAACACGCCCCCGACGCCGCCTCCTTCGCCGCCGTCCTCGGCCTCGCCGGCGAACTCGCCGAGCCGGTGTACTCCCGCGTCCGCGCCAAGCTGGAGCGCGAGCCGGTAGAAGACCTGCGGGTCGACTTCGAGGACGGCTACGGCCCCCGCCCCGACGCCGAGGAGGACGCGACCGCGGCCCGCGCGGCCCGGCTGATCGCCGAGGCGTACGAGAAGGGGACCGCGGCGCCGTACATGGGCATCCGCATGAAGTGCATGGAGGCCCCGGTGCGGGCGCGGGGCATCCGCACCCTCGACGTCTTCCTCACCGGCCTGATGGCGGCGGGCGGGCTGCCCGACGGGCTGGTGCTGACCCTGCCGAAGGTGACCTACCCCGAGCAGGTGACCGCCTTCGCGCGGCTCCTGGAGGCATTCGAGAAGGCGCACGGCCTGGACGCGGGCCGCCTCGGCTTCGAGATACAGATCGAGACCAGCCAGGCCATCCTGGCCACCGACGGCACCGCGACCGTCGCCCGCATGATCCAGGCCGCCGGGGGCCGCGCCACCGGGCTGCACTACGGCACCTTCGACTACAGCGCCTGCCTGGGCGTCTCCGCCGCCTACCAGGCCGGCGACCACCCGGCCGCCGACCACGCCAAGGCGGTCATGCAGGTCGCCGCCGCGGGTACCGGCGTACGCGTCTCGGACGGCTCCACCAACGTCCTCCCGGTCGGCCCCGCCGAGCAGGTGCACGCCGCCTGGCGGCTGCACTACGGCCTCACCCGGCGCGCTCTCGCCCGTGCCTACTACCAGGGCTGGGACATGCACCCGGGCCACATCCCGACCCGCTACGCGGCCGTCTTCGCCTTCTACCGCGAGGGCTTCGAGCAGGCCGCGGCCCGCCTCGCCCGCTACGCCAGCCGCACCGGCGGCGACGTCATGGACGAACCCGCCACGGCCAAGGCGCTCAGCGGCTATCTGCTGCGCGGCCTGCACTGCGGCGCCCTCGACCTCACGGAGGTCACCGAGCGCACGGGCCTGACCCGCGCCGGGCTGGAGGGCTTCGCGTCCCCGAGGCGCGGCGACCTCACGGCCTCCGCGTAG